TTGCGCTGCCGCTGCCGGTGGAGGAAAGCATCACCTGGCGGCAGTTCATCGACGAGGTCTGGCGGCCGTTGCAGGACGAGCTATACCGGCGGGGTTGGATCGAGGGCACGGCCAGCAGCCTGCTCGACCCGTTCGGGCGCCGGCGCTACGCCCCGAGCGGCCATCGCATCTCCTACCTCGTCACCTGTCGTGGCGTGCCGCTGCGCATCCACCACGACCCGACTTTGCCCCGGCTCAAGGATGGCGTGCAGATCCTCGAGCAGTTCAACCGCAACGAAGCTGCGGTGGATGCAGAACTCAGCCTGCTCGCCCTGGGCAATCACGAGATAGCCGGACTCGTGGGCAACCCGTTGTTCGCCCAGCGCGGACCGCTGACGCTCGATGCCGCCCAGGTGGTGAAGGTCACGCGCCTCGACGGTCCCACCTGGGAAAGCGCGCGGCGGCTGGTCTCCTCGGCCCTGGCGGCGGAACGCAGCGGCCTGATCGGGCGCTACTACCTCGACCTGCGCGGACCGCATGCCGAGGGCGACAAGTGGCTCCAGACCGTGCACCGGCAGCTTGAGGCGTTGGGATTCCCCGGTGACACCGAAGAGACCGCGGCCACGCTTCCGTCCGAGGCCCGATTCGACCTGCCGGTCTTCTACTTCGGCTGGTATGCGGACAATCTCAACGGCCCTTTCGCCAAAGAGGGCTTCGCCTTTCCGGCCGGGGCGGTGGCCGTGCACATCCACAGTTATTCGGCGCGCACGCTGCACGCTCCGGCCGAGGGTTGGTGTGGTCCGCTCGTGGCGCGGGGCGTCACGGCGACGGTGGGCAACGTGTTCGAGCCCTTCCTCGAATTCACCCACCGGCCCAGCCTGTTGCTGCGCGCCCTGAGCGAAGGACGCAATTTCGGCGACGCCTCCTACTATGCGCTGCCGGTGCTGAGCTGGCAGGCGGTGGCGGTCGGTGACCCGCTCTACCGGCCGTTCAAGGCCGGGCTGGAGGAACAGTTGGAACGGGTTGACCTGCTCATCCCTGAGCTGGCCGCCCTGGTGCGGCTGCGGCAGTCAAACCTGCTGGCGTTGCGCGGCCAGTTCACCGAGGCGATCGGGTTGGCGCGCGCGGCCCTGCGTTCCGCGCGGGCCGCGGGCGATGTGCGCTTGGAAGAGGAGGTGGCGCAACGGTTGAAAAAGTTGGAGACCCCGGAAGCACCTTCGTCTCCGACCGTGTTGGTGAAGTAAGGCAAAGCGGCGAAACGTGCGCCGCGCGC
This DNA window, taken from Oleiharenicola lentus, encodes the following:
- a CDS encoding TIGR03790 family protein, producing the protein MKRILWLLGLLGLSLARGDELSARLIVLANSRQPESVALARFYTEQRDIPETNVIALPLPVEESITWRQFIDEVWRPLQDELYRRGWIEGTASSLLDPFGRRRYAPSGHRISYLVTCRGVPLRIHHDPTLPRLKDGVQILEQFNRNEAAVDAELSLLALGNHEIAGLVGNPLFAQRGPLTLDAAQVVKVTRLDGPTWESARRLVSSALAAERSGLIGRYYLDLRGPHAEGDKWLQTVHRQLEALGFPGDTEETAATLPSEARFDLPVFYFGWYADNLNGPFAKEGFAFPAGAVAVHIHSYSARTLHAPAEGWCGPLVARGVTATVGNVFEPFLEFTHRPSLLLRALSEGRNFGDASYYALPVLSWQAVAVGDPLYRPFKAGLEEQLERVDLLIPELAALVRLRQSNLLALRGQFTEAIGLARAALRSARAAGDVRLEEEVAQRLKKLETPEAPSSPTVLVK